The Bryobacteraceae bacterium genome includes a window with the following:
- the bglS gene encoding glycosyl hydrolase: MRWLCTLVLFPALAAQFPGGPPPSKGPWSNPKLPPEERARLLVQAMTLDEKIQMVHGIGWFFGADMNLTGQEPPPIVYRSNGGGGFIPGIPRLGVPDLQMNDAMVGSGGGARMGRYSTAMPSGLALASSWDLDLAREYAATIGKELRDQGFNITLGGGLNLTREPRNGRNFEYLGEDPLLAGRMAAAYVQGKQSQGIVGIVKHYALNHQESGRYFVNVRMSRKGARESELLAFEIAVKEGQPGSVMCSYNLYEGDYACEHAWLLNDVLKKEWNWPGFVMSDWGATHSTVKAALNGLDMEMPGDTFFADALKAAVEKGEVPMARLDDMVRRIAWALFRAGLFDRRPQRQVPDVFRGFEVAQKAAEAGIVLLKNDRSTLPLDPQMKGVIAVIGGHADAGVLSGGGSAQVDPAGGNAVPPAPPKPGASLLDIMFGTPVYHRSAPLRAIQALAANAKVVFHDGKDAAGAASLARSAQVAIVFAVQHTSEGRDLPDLALPDRQDDLIAAVAAANPRTVVVLETGTAVKMPWLARVAAVVEAWYPGIRGGEAIANVLFGRVNPSGKLAMTFPKSEDDLAQPRLVEQPPARGPQDMGPMFPGGPAMLRVNTRQFDLEYPEGARAGYKWFQSMKREPLFPFGFGLSYTTFSYSDLRLDAAKREATFTLRNTGQREGAEVAQVYVQLPASAGEEFRRLAGWQKVTLKPGESRTVTVPLHPLTLAVFDEKSNRWETPRGTFRIFVGGSSADTPLRAEMALP; encoded by the coding sequence ATGCGCTGGCTCTGCACACTGGTTCTCTTCCCTGCCCTGGCGGCGCAGTTCCCCGGCGGACCGCCGCCATCGAAAGGCCCGTGGTCGAACCCGAAACTTCCCCCTGAAGAGCGCGCCCGCCTTCTGGTGCAGGCGATGACGCTGGACGAGAAGATCCAGATGGTTCATGGCATCGGCTGGTTCTTCGGCGCGGACATGAACCTCACTGGCCAGGAGCCGCCTCCCATCGTGTACCGCTCCAATGGCGGCGGCGGCTTCATTCCGGGCATCCCGCGGCTCGGCGTGCCCGACCTGCAGATGAACGATGCGATGGTGGGATCCGGCGGCGGCGCGCGCATGGGGCGCTATTCGACGGCCATGCCTTCCGGGCTGGCGCTCGCGTCTTCCTGGGATCTGGACCTGGCCCGCGAGTACGCGGCGACAATCGGCAAGGAGCTCCGCGACCAGGGTTTCAACATCACGCTTGGCGGCGGTCTGAACCTGACGCGCGAGCCGCGCAACGGCCGCAACTTCGAGTATCTCGGCGAAGACCCGCTGCTGGCCGGACGCATGGCCGCGGCCTATGTGCAGGGCAAGCAGTCGCAGGGCATCGTCGGCATCGTCAAGCACTATGCGCTGAACCATCAGGAGTCCGGACGCTACTTCGTCAACGTCCGCATGTCGCGCAAGGGCGCGCGCGAGAGCGAGCTGCTGGCCTTTGAGATCGCGGTCAAGGAAGGGCAGCCCGGCTCGGTGATGTGCTCGTACAACCTCTATGAAGGCGACTACGCCTGCGAGCACGCCTGGCTGCTGAACGACGTGCTGAAGAAGGAGTGGAACTGGCCCGGCTTTGTCATGTCGGACTGGGGAGCGACGCACTCGACCGTGAAAGCCGCGCTGAACGGGCTCGACATGGAGATGCCCGGCGACACGTTCTTCGCCGATGCCCTGAAAGCCGCCGTGGAAAAGGGCGAAGTGCCCATGGCGCGGCTCGACGACATGGTGCGGCGCATCGCGTGGGCGCTGTTCCGCGCCGGACTGTTCGACCGCCGCCCGCAGCGCCAGGTGCCCGACGTCTTCCGCGGCTTCGAAGTGGCCCAGAAGGCCGCCGAAGCGGGCATCGTCCTGCTGAAGAACGACCGCTCCACGCTGCCGCTGGACCCGCAGATGAAGGGCGTGATCGCCGTGATCGGCGGCCATGCCGATGCGGGCGTGCTCAGCGGCGGCGGCTCGGCGCAGGTCGACCCCGCGGGCGGCAACGCCGTGCCGCCGGCGCCGCCGAAGCCCGGCGCGTCTCTGCTCGACATCATGTTCGGCACGCCTGTGTATCACCGCTCCGCGCCGCTGCGGGCGATTCAGGCGCTCGCCGCCAACGCGAAGGTCGTCTTCCACGACGGGAAGGACGCAGCCGGCGCGGCGAGTCTCGCCAGGTCCGCGCAGGTGGCCATCGTCTTCGCCGTGCAGCACACGAGCGAAGGCAGAGACCTGCCGGATCTCGCGCTGCCGGACAGGCAGGACGATCTGATCGCCGCGGTCGCCGCCGCCAATCCGCGCACGGTGGTGGTGCTCGAAACCGGCACGGCGGTGAAGATGCCCTGGCTTGCGCGCGTGGCCGCCGTCGTGGAGGCGTGGTATCCGGGCATCCGCGGCGGAGAGGCCATCGCCAATGTCCTGTTCGGCCGCGTGAATCCCTCCGGCAAACTGGCCATGACGTTTCCGAAATCCGAGGACGATCTGGCCCAGCCGCGCCTGGTCGAGCAGCCCCCGGCGCGCGGACCGCAGGACATGGGCCCGATGTTTCCGGGCGGCCCGGCCATGCTGCGCGTCAACACGCGCCAGTTCGATCTCGAATACCCGGAAGGCGCGCGCGCCGGCTACAAGTGGTTCCAGTCGATGAAGCGCGAGCCGCTGTTCCCGTTCGGCTTCGGGCTGTCTTACACGACGTTCTCCTACTCTGATCTGCGCCTGGATGCGGCGAAGCGGGAAGCCACGTTCACGCTGCGCAACACCGGTCAGCGCGAGGGCGCCGAGGTGGCGCAGGTCTACGTGCAGCTGCCCGCCTCGGCGGGCGAGGAGTTCCGCCGGCTCGCCGGCTGGCAGAAGGTGACGCTCAAGCCCGGCGAATCGCGCACCGTCACCGTGCCCCTGCACCCGCTCACCCTCGCGGTCTTCGACGAAAAATCAAACCGCTGGGAGACGCCGCGCGGCACGTTCCGCATCTTCGTGGGCGGCTCGTCAGCGGACACGCCGCTCCGTGCTGAAATGGCGCTGCCGTGA